One Punica granatum isolate Tunisia-2019 chromosome 3, ASM765513v2, whole genome shotgun sequence genomic window carries:
- the LOC116199264 gene encoding cytosolic sulfotransferase 5-like has translation MSTTEGSSLPRNLQPDDLMLTDECRELMGSLQSEKGWVLSSSTLYYLYQGFWYGALHMNGTLLTQRHFRSLDSDILLVTTPKSGTTWLKAIIFALLNRSCYSEPANRKLDHPLLHKNPHKLVPFLEVDIYTSKDPYPDLSNFNSPRLFATHIPLRSLPESVKDSKCKLVYLCRNPRDTFVSLWHFLNKLTHNETEMGIQALEGAFDMFCKGVSLYGPYWDHVLDYYKASLEMPHKVLFLKYEEMKDKQSEHLKRLADFLGCPLSEDEEANVGVDEILRLCSFDNLSKLEVNQTGKLELGLENKFFFRKGEVGDWVNYLTPEKIERLDRITEEKIGSSGLKL, from the coding sequence ATGTCAACCACTGAGGGCTCTTCTCTCCCCAGAAATCTTCAGCCCGACGACCTGATGCTAACAGATGAATGCAGAGAACTCATGGGGTCCCTCCAATCCGAGAAGGGATGGGTCTTGAGCTCGAGCACCCTCTACTACCTCTACCAGGGATTCTGGTACGGCGCCCTCCACATGAACGGCACCCTCTTGACTCAACGCCACTTTAGGTCCCTGGACTCGGACATTCTCCTTGTGACCACTCCCAAGTCCGGTACCACATGGCTTAAGGCCATCATCTTTGCCCTGCTAAATCGATCCTGCTATTCTGAACCGGCCAACAGAAAACTAGACCACCCCTTGCTCCACAAAAATCCTCACAAACTCGTACCCTTTTTGGAAGTCGACATCTACACGTCCAAGGACCCTTATCCGGACCTCTCCAATTTCAACTCCCCAAGGCTGTTTGCCACCCACATACCGCTCAGGTCACTTCCAGAGTCCGTGAAGGACTCCAAGTGTAAGCTTGTGTATCTATGTAGGAACCCAAGGGACACGTTTGTCTCTCTATGGCACTTCTTAAATAAGTTGACGCACAATGAAACTGAAATGGGCATACAGGCACTTGAGGGGGCCTTTGACATGTTTTGCAAAGGTGTGAGCCTTTATGGACCATACTGGGACCATGTCCTGGATTACTATAAGGCTAGCTTGGAGATGCCCCATAAGGTCTTGTTTCTAAAGTACGAGGAAATGAAGGACAAACAGAGTGAGCATTTGAAGAGATTGGCTGATTTCTTGGGCTGTCCTTTATCCGAGGACGAGGAGGCCAATGTCGGGGTGGATGAGATCCTAAGGCTCTGCAGCTTCGATAATCTGAGCAAGCTGGAGGTGAATCAGACTGGGAAGCTTGAGCTAGGGTTGGAGAACAAGTTTTTCTTCAGAAAGGGCGAAGTGGGAGACTGGGTGAACTATTTAACTCCAGAGAAGATCGAGCGGCTTGACCGCATCACTGAAGAGAAGATAGGCAGCTCAGGCTTAAAGCTCTAG
- the LOC116198748 gene encoding cytosolic sulfotransferase 12-like, protein MPAPSEPPLPKYLQDENLTDECRELLRSLQSEKGWLSTFLHLFQGFWYPTRHMNGVLYTQRQFRAQDSDVLLVTTPKSGTTWLKAILFALLNRFHYLEPHKKPDHPLLRKNPHDLVPFLELRLYVEDPNPDLSSFTSSRLFATHLSHVSLPDSVKDSKCKLVYLCRNPKDTFVSLWHFTNKLRLKEMGTNTLEETFDKFCSGVSINGPYWDHVLGYYKASLEMPHKVLFLKYEEMTEKPSEQLKRLAGFLGCPFSEDEEANGGVDEILRLCSFDNLSKLEVNRSGKLPTGEENRLYFRKGEVGDWVNYLTPEMIERLDCITEEKFRGSGLKL, encoded by the coding sequence ATGCCAGCCCCCAGTGAGCCTCCCCTCCCCAAATATCTCCAAGATGAGAACCTAACCGATGAATGTAGAGAACTCCTTCGCTCCCTCCAATCCGAGAAGGGATGGCTCTCAACCTTTCTCCACCTGTTTCAGGGTTTCTGGTACCCCACCCGCCACATGAACGGCGTCCTCTATACTCAACGCCAATTTAGGGCCCAGGACTCCGATGTCCTTTTAGTAACCACCCCCAAGTCCGGAACCACATGGCTTAAAGCCATCCTCTTTGCCCTCTTGAACCGATTTCACTATTTAGAACCTCATAAGAAACCAGACCATCCCTTGCTCCGAAAAAATCCGCACGACCTCGTGCCTTTCTTGGAACTCAGGCTCTACGTCGAGGACCCGAATCCAGACCTCTCCTCATTCACCTCCTCAAGGCTGTTTGCCACCCACCTGTCCCACGTCTCACTTCCGGATTCCGTGAAGGACTCCAAGTGCAAGCTTGTGTATCTGTGTAGGAACCCGAAGGACACGTTTGTCTCTCTATGGCATTTCACAAATAAGTTGAGGCTCAAGGAAATGGGCACAAACACACTGGAGGAGACCTTTGACAAGTTTTGTAGTGGGGTGAGCATCAACGGGCCTTACTGGGACCATGTCCTGGGCTACTACAAGGCAAGCTTGGAGATGCCCCATAAGGTCTTGTTCCTAAAGTACGAGGAAATGACGGAGAAACCTAGCGAGCAGTTGAAGAGATTGGCTGGTTTCTTGGGCTGCCCTTTCTCAGAAGACGAGGAGGCCAATGGCGGGGTTGACGAGATCTTGAGGCTCTGCAGCTTCGATAATCTAAGCAAGCTGGAGGTGAACCGGAGCGGGAAGCTCCCGACAGGGGAGGAGAACAGGTTGTACTTCAGAAAGGGCGAAGTGGGAGACTGGGTGAACTATCTGACTCCCGAGATGATTGAGAGGCTCGACTGCATCACCGAAGAGAAGTTCCGCGGATCGGGTTTGAAGCTCTAG
- the LOC116200608 gene encoding cytosolic sulfotransferase 5-like: MKSLSGTSALSVIKPTQSVTLWLALLPKVSIHRHVPPSGLGNLKDTFVSLRHYDNKLTHNEMGIQALEEVIEEAFDQFCRGVSSYGPYRDHVLDYYETSSVMPPEVLFLRYEEMMEKPGEQMKRMDDLLGFPFSEDEEANGGVDEILRLCSFDNLSNLEVNQTGKLWTGMENEFFFRKGDVGGWVNSLTPEMIERLDHTPEEKLGSSGLKL, encoded by the exons ATGAAGTCACTTTCTGGAACATCCGCTTTGTCTGTCATCAAGCCAACGCAGTCAGTCACTCTTTGGCTTGCTCTGCTTCCCAAGgtctcgattcaccgtcacgtCCCACCATCGGGCCTGGG GAACCTAAAGGACACGTTTGTCTCTCTAAGGCATTACGATAACAAGCTGACGCACAACGAAATGGGCATACAGGCACTTGAGGAGGTCATTGAGGAGGCCTTTGACCAGTTTTGTAGAGGTGTGAGCTCTTATGGACCATACCGGGACCACGTCCTGGACTATTACGAGACTAGCTCGGTGATGCCCCCTGAGGTCCTGTTCCTAAGGTATGAGGAAATGATGGAGAAACCCGGTGAGcaaatgaagagaatggatgATTTATTGGGCTTCCCATTCTCGGAAGACGAGGAGGCCAATGGCGGGGTTGATGAGATCTTGAGGCTCTGCAGCTTCGATAATCTGAGCAACCTGGAGGTGAATCAGACAGGGAAGCTCTGGACAGGGATGGAGAACGAGTTTTTCTTCAGAAAGGGTGACGTAGGAGGCTGGGTGAACTCTCTGACTCCTGAGATGATCGAACGGCTCGACCACACCCCTGAAGAGAAACTAGGCAGCTCAGGCTTAAAGCTCTAG